In Luteibacter mycovicinus, a genomic segment contains:
- the glyA gene encoding serine hydroxymethyltransferase: protein MFPKDATIAGYDDELARAIADETRRQEDHVELIASENYASPRVMEAQGSSLTNKYAEGYPGKRYYGGCEYVDIAEKLAIERLKKLFGADYANVQPHSGSQANQAVYFALLQPGDTILGMSLAHGGHLTHGAKVNFSGKIFNAVQYGIDPESGLVDYDEIEKLAVEHKPKMIVAGFSAYSQIMDWARFRAIADKVGAYLFVDMAHIAGLVATGHYPSPIDHAHVVTSTTHKTLRGPRGGIIVAKGLGEELEKKLQSIVFPGIQGGPLMHVIAAKAVAFKEALEPEFKAYQGQVVKNAKAMAKTLIERGYKVVSGGTENHLMLVDLIGRDVTGKDAEAALGKAHITVNKNAVPNDPRSPFVTSGLRVGTPAITTRGYLEADTIELTQWICDVLDAPGDEAVIASVREKVTAQCARFPVYG, encoded by the coding sequence ATGTTCCCGAAGGATGCAACGATCGCTGGCTATGACGACGAACTCGCCAGGGCCATCGCCGACGAGACCCGTCGCCAGGAAGATCACGTCGAGCTGATCGCCTCCGAGAACTACGCCAGCCCGCGCGTCATGGAGGCCCAGGGTTCGTCGCTGACCAACAAGTACGCCGAGGGGTATCCCGGTAAGCGCTACTACGGCGGCTGCGAGTACGTGGACATCGCCGAGAAGCTGGCCATCGAGCGTCTGAAAAAGCTCTTCGGGGCGGACTACGCCAACGTGCAGCCGCATTCCGGCTCGCAGGCGAACCAGGCCGTGTACTTCGCGCTGCTGCAGCCGGGTGACACGATTCTCGGCATGAGCCTCGCCCACGGCGGTCACCTGACCCACGGTGCCAAGGTCAATTTCTCCGGCAAGATCTTCAATGCCGTGCAGTACGGCATCGACCCGGAGTCGGGTCTGGTCGACTACGACGAGATCGAAAAGCTCGCCGTCGAGCATAAGCCGAAGATGATCGTCGCCGGTTTCTCGGCCTATTCGCAGATCATGGACTGGGCGCGTTTCCGCGCGATCGCCGACAAGGTCGGTGCGTACCTGTTCGTCGACATGGCGCACATCGCCGGCCTCGTCGCCACGGGGCACTATCCGAGCCCGATCGACCATGCCCACGTCGTGACGTCCACCACGCACAAGACGCTTCGCGGTCCGCGCGGCGGCATCATCGTGGCGAAGGGTCTCGGCGAGGAGCTTGAGAAGAAGCTCCAGTCGATCGTGTTCCCGGGTATCCAGGGCGGTCCGCTGATGCACGTCATCGCGGCCAAGGCCGTGGCCTTCAAGGAAGCGCTCGAGCCCGAGTTCAAGGCGTACCAGGGTCAGGTCGTGAAGAACGCCAAGGCCATGGCGAAGACGCTGATCGAGCGTGGCTACAAGGTGGTCTCCGGCGGTACCGAGAACCACCTGATGCTGGTCGACCTGATCGGCCGCGATGTCACCGGCAAGGACGCGGAAGCGGCCCTCGGCAAGGCGCACATCACGGTCAACAAGAATGCCGTACCTAACGACCCGCGCTCGCCGTTCGTCACCTCGGGCCTGCGCGTCGGTACGCCGGCGATCACCACCCGCGGCTATCTGGAAGCGGACACCATCGAGCTGACCCAGTGGATCTGCGACGTGCTGGACGCGCCGGGCGACGAGGCGGTCATCGCCTCGGTCCGCGAGAAGGTCACGGCGCAGTGCGCCAGGTTCCCGGTTTACGGCTGA
- the nusB gene encoding transcription antitermination factor NusB translates to MNTPPHGIDLAARSRARRRALQALYAWQVGGSKMGSVIEQFRHEQDMVVADLEYFEDILRGVEKHVKELDDGIKPFVDREVSQIDPIELSALRMGAYELKYRPDVPYRVVINEAVEATKRFGADHGHSYVNGVLDKLATHWRTAEKRS, encoded by the coding sequence ATGAACACTCCTCCTCACGGTATCGACCTCGCCGCGCGTTCGCGCGCACGCCGCCGCGCGCTGCAGGCGCTATATGCCTGGCAGGTGGGTGGCTCGAAAATGGGCAGCGTGATCGAGCAGTTCCGCCACGAGCAGGACATGGTCGTCGCCGATCTCGAATACTTCGAGGACATCCTGCGCGGCGTCGAGAAGCACGTGAAGGAACTGGACGACGGCATCAAGCCCTTCGTCGACCGTGAGGTGTCGCAGATCGACCCCATCGAGCTGTCGGCCCTGCGCATGGGTGCCTACGAGCTGAAATACCGCCCGGACGTGCCGTATCGCGTGGTGATCAATGAGGCCGTGGAAGCCACCAAGCGGTTCGGCGCCGATCACGGCCACAGCTATGTGAACGGTGTTCTCGACAAACTCGCGACGCACTGGCGTACGGCCGAGAAGCGATCCTGA
- a CDS encoding Gfo/Idh/MocA family protein produces MTYARVRWGIIGCGAVTEVKSGPAFQKVPDSSLVAVMRRDGDKARDYAQRHAVPRWYDDAAALVADPDVDAVYVATPPSSHRDYALMAIAAGKPVYVEKPMAIDRTECDAIIDAGRAAGVPVFVAYYRRALPRFRRIAGLLREGAIGTPRLVNVVLHHPLEARYRDPENLPWTVRPEISGGGVFVDIGCHTLDILDFLLGPIVDARGMATNQANAYAAEDTVAMAFRFDSGVLGTGVWNFCADRREDRVEIVGDRGRLIFATFGDGPVVLESDGRREDIHIDNPEHIQQPLIASIVAELTGKGVCPSTAESGARTSWVMDQVLRPARG; encoded by the coding sequence ATGACGTACGCGCGTGTTCGCTGGGGCATCATCGGCTGCGGCGCGGTGACCGAGGTGAAGAGCGGCCCCGCGTTCCAGAAAGTCCCCGATTCCTCGCTGGTCGCGGTGATGCGCCGCGATGGCGACAAGGCGCGCGATTATGCGCAGCGCCACGCTGTTCCTCGCTGGTATGACGACGCCGCGGCGCTCGTCGCCGATCCCGACGTCGACGCGGTTTACGTGGCGACACCGCCGTCGAGTCATCGCGACTATGCGTTGATGGCGATCGCGGCGGGCAAACCGGTGTACGTCGAGAAGCCGATGGCGATCGATCGCACCGAATGTGACGCGATCATCGATGCGGGCAGGGCGGCCGGCGTGCCGGTGTTCGTCGCCTATTACCGCCGCGCTCTTCCGCGCTTCCGGCGTATCGCCGGGCTGCTGCGTGAAGGCGCCATCGGCACGCCGCGGCTGGTCAACGTGGTCCTGCACCATCCGCTCGAAGCGCGCTACCGCGATCCCGAGAATCTGCCGTGGACAGTGCGTCCTGAAATTTCCGGGGGTGGCGTGTTCGTCGATATCGGCTGCCATACGCTGGACATCCTCGACTTCCTGCTCGGCCCCATCGTCGACGCCCGGGGCATGGCCACGAATCAGGCGAACGCTTATGCCGCGGAAGACACCGTCGCCATGGCGTTCCGTTTCGACAGCGGGGTGCTCGGCACGGGCGTGTGGAATTTCTGTGCCGATCGCCGCGAGGACCGCGTCGAGATCGTCGGCGACCGCGGTCGCCTGATCTTCGCCACCTTCGGCGACGGGCCGGTCGTGCTCGAGTCGGACGGGCGCCGCGAAGACATCCACATCGACAATCCCGAACACATCCAGCAGCCACTGATCGCATCGATCGTGGCGGAGCTGACGGGGAAGGGCGTCTGCCCGTCCACCGCGGAGAGCGGCGCGCGCACCAGCTGGGTCATGGATCAGGTGCTCCGACCCGCACGCGGCTGA
- the ldcA gene encoding muramoyltetrapeptide carboxypeptidase, whose product MPQTYDIRLIAPSGYPQSAEAMQRGIARLEAAGHRVSGLEVLSRRELRFAGSDAQRAADINALADPSRELPDIALAIRGGYGAHPILPLLDYDGLAKRLRDAPIALVGQSDFTAVQCALYAKSGLITLGGPMLGGDFGALHLDELTWKSFWQTLSSAEGSATWAAPATVDVAVEGPVWGGNLAMLAGLAGTPYFPAIEGGILVVEDLAEPPYRVERMLYQLLHAGVLRRQAALVMGDFINYRVTEYDNGYDVDVAFDRIAAASGIPVVRGLPFGHGPSKFTLPFGAPARLRVAAGEAALTFTGHPRPKTP is encoded by the coding sequence ATGCCCCAGACCTACGACATCCGTCTCATCGCCCCGTCCGGCTACCCGCAATCCGCTGAAGCCATGCAGCGAGGCATCGCCCGCCTCGAGGCCGCAGGCCATCGGGTGAGTGGTCTGGAGGTCCTCTCGCGACGCGAACTCCGGTTCGCGGGCAGCGACGCCCAGCGCGCCGCGGACATCAACGCGCTCGCCGATCCGTCGCGGGAGCTGCCGGATATCGCGCTTGCCATCCGTGGCGGCTACGGTGCGCATCCCATCCTTCCCCTGCTCGACTACGACGGCCTGGCAAAGCGGCTGCGCGATGCACCGATCGCCCTGGTGGGGCAGAGCGATTTCACCGCCGTGCAATGCGCTCTGTATGCGAAGTCCGGCCTGATCACGCTCGGCGGCCCCATGCTCGGCGGCGATTTCGGGGCGTTGCATCTCGACGAACTGACCTGGAAAAGCTTCTGGCAGACGCTCTCCTCGGCGGAGGGCTCGGCGACGTGGGCCGCGCCGGCAACCGTCGACGTCGCCGTCGAAGGTCCGGTCTGGGGCGGCAACCTGGCGATGCTCGCCGGCCTGGCGGGCACGCCTTACTTTCCCGCCATCGAAGGCGGCATTCTGGTGGTCGAGGATCTGGCCGAGCCGCCTTATCGCGTGGAGCGCATGCTTTACCAGCTGCTCCATGCCGGTGTCCTGCGTCGACAGGCCGCCCTGGTCATGGGCGACTTCATCAACTACCGCGTGACCGAATACGACAACGGCTATGACGTCGATGTCGCCTTCGACCGGATCGCCGCTGCCAGCGGCATACCAGTGGTGCGCGGCCTGCCTTTCGGCCATGGGCCGAGCAAGTTCACCCTGCCTTTCGGCGCCCCGGCACGGCTTCGCGTCGCCGCCGGCGAGGCCGCTCTCACGTTTACCGGCCACCCCCGGCCGAAAACCCCGTAA
- the thiL gene encoding thiamine-phosphate kinase, giving the protein MEFDLIDRIRRHTSVHRDDVVTGIGDDAAVVAVPAGRELAIAVDTLVEGVHFPVGTSASDIGWKALAVNLSDLAAMGATPAWALLALTTPDGDEAFFDGLAQGFAELATPYRLALIGGDTTRGPLTVTVAVHGFTAPGEALLRSGARVGDVVMVTGTLGDAAAGLRCLDEADTTPYAAMIERLNRPVPRVAAGQALRGVATACIDVSDGLVADLGHICTASNVGASIDAALLPRSSALLTHFAEADAQDFALSGGDDYELCFTVPADKAAEVGAVLSRLGCGATRIGRIVEGAGVRVVDAAGETLMPARSGWNHFAA; this is encoded by the coding sequence ATGGAATTCGACCTGATCGATCGTATCCGTCGTCACACAAGCGTCCATCGCGACGATGTGGTGACCGGCATCGGTGACGATGCCGCCGTGGTGGCGGTACCGGCCGGACGTGAGCTCGCGATCGCCGTGGACACTCTCGTCGAGGGTGTCCACTTTCCCGTCGGCACGTCCGCATCCGATATCGGCTGGAAAGCGCTGGCGGTCAATCTGTCGGATCTGGCGGCCATGGGTGCCACTCCCGCGTGGGCGTTGCTCGCGCTGACGACGCCCGATGGCGATGAAGCCTTTTTCGACGGCCTCGCGCAGGGCTTCGCCGAACTGGCGACGCCTTATCGGCTCGCCCTGATCGGTGGCGACACCACGCGCGGCCCGCTTACCGTCACCGTTGCCGTGCATGGCTTTACCGCACCGGGCGAGGCGCTGCTGCGGTCGGGCGCGCGCGTCGGCGACGTGGTGATGGTCACCGGGACGCTCGGTGACGCCGCCGCGGGTCTGCGTTGCCTCGATGAAGCCGACACGACGCCTTACGCAGCCATGATCGAGCGACTGAATCGCCCTGTGCCGCGTGTCGCGGCAGGGCAGGCGCTGCGTGGCGTGGCAACGGCGTGCATCGACGTCTCGGACGGCCTGGTCGCCGACCTTGGCCACATCTGCACGGCGAGCAACGTGGGCGCGTCCATCGATGCCGCGCTGCTGCCCCGATCGTCGGCGTTGCTGACGCACTTCGCCGAGGCCGACGCACAGGATTTCGCTCTGAGCGGTGGCGACGACTACGAGCTGTGTTTCACCGTACCAGCCGACAAGGCGGCCGAAGTCGGCGCCGTGCTGTCGCGGCTGGGTTGTGGCGCGACACGCATCGGCCGCATCGTCGAAGGTGCCGGTGTGCGCGTGGTCGATGCGGCAGGTGAAACCCTCATGCCCGCTCGCAGCGGCTGGAATCACTTCGCGGCATGA
- the ribB gene encoding 3,4-dihydroxy-2-butanone-4-phosphate synthase, whose product MSFHTIPEILDDLRQGRMVVILDDEDRENEGDIVMAAEKVRPEDVNFMVREARGLLCLTLTERHTRQLGLKPMVSDNTSPYHTNFTVSIEAAEGVTTGISAQDRAHTIRVAAAKDAKPADITMPGHIFPLTAQAGGVLSRAGHTEAGCDLAALAGLEPSSVLIEILHDDGSMARRPELEIFAAKHGLKIGTIADLIRYRLETEKTVERVHEEDVDTEFGAFRLVAFRDAIRDGLHFALVRGDVADGEPVLTRVHVRNTLSDVLHLKRDDLGQTVTDALRRIDEADRGVLVVLSGGDTAESLLGRLKRDVAPTPAPGDDQEWRQLGLGAQILTDLGVRQLRVMGTPRRFVGIAGFGLEVVEQAG is encoded by the coding sequence ATGTCTTTCCATACCATTCCCGAGATCCTCGATGATCTTCGTCAGGGGCGCATGGTCGTCATCCTCGACGACGAAGACCGTGAGAACGAAGGCGATATCGTGATGGCCGCCGAGAAGGTCCGTCCCGAGGACGTCAACTTCATGGTCCGCGAGGCCCGTGGGCTGCTCTGCCTCACCCTCACGGAGCGGCATACCCGCCAGCTGGGCCTGAAGCCGATGGTCAGCGACAACACGTCGCCCTACCACACCAACTTCACCGTCTCGATCGAGGCCGCGGAAGGCGTCACCACCGGCATCTCGGCGCAGGACCGCGCGCACACGATCCGCGTGGCCGCCGCGAAGGATGCCAAACCGGCCGATATCACCATGCCCGGCCACATCTTTCCGCTCACGGCACAGGCCGGTGGTGTCCTGAGCCGCGCGGGCCACACCGAAGCGGGTTGCGATCTCGCCGCGCTGGCCGGACTCGAGCCATCGTCGGTGCTGATCGAGATCCTCCACGACGACGGTTCGATGGCGCGCCGTCCCGAGCTGGAGATCTTCGCCGCGAAGCACGGGCTGAAGATCGGCACCATCGCCGACCTCATCCGCTACCGCCTTGAAACCGAGAAGACGGTCGAGCGTGTGCACGAAGAAGATGTCGACACGGAGTTCGGTGCTTTCCGCCTGGTCGCTTTCCGCGATGCGATTCGTGACGGTCTGCACTTCGCGCTGGTGCGCGGCGACGTCGCCGATGGCGAGCCGGTGCTGACCCGGGTCCATGTCCGCAACACCTTGTCGGATGTGCTTCACCTGAAGCGGGACGACCTCGGCCAGACGGTCACCGATGCCTTGCGTCGCATCGACGAGGCGGACCGTGGCGTCCTCGTGGTCCTTTCCGGTGGCGACACGGCCGAGTCCTTGCTCGGCCGGCTCAAGCGGGACGTCGCGCCGACGCCCGCCCCCGGGGACGATCAGGAATGGCGACAGCTGGGCCTCGGTGCGCAGATCCTGACGGACCTGGGGGTCAGACAACTGCGTGTCATGGGGACCCCGCGTCGCTTCGTCGGCATCGCGGGTTTCGGGCTCGAGGTGGTGGAACAGGCAGGCTGA
- the ribH gene encoding 6,7-dimethyl-8-ribityllumazine synthase, with protein sequence MKIIEGDFATPKGRFAIVAGRFNSFVVEPLIQGARDTLVRHGVNDDAIDLIRVPGAWEIAQAAYKVAGAGNYAAVIGLGAVIRGSTPHFDYVAGEAAKGLGQAAYASGVPVSFGVLTTDSIEQAIERAGTKAGNKGSDAAMVAIEMANLYTKLGK encoded by the coding sequence ATGAAGATCATCGAAGGCGATTTCGCCACCCCCAAGGGCCGTTTCGCCATCGTCGCGGGCCGTTTCAACAGCTTCGTCGTCGAGCCGCTGATCCAGGGCGCGCGTGACACCCTCGTCCGTCATGGCGTGAATGATGATGCGATCGACCTCATCCGCGTTCCTGGCGCCTGGGAAATCGCTCAGGCCGCTTATAAGGTAGCCGGCGCCGGCAACTACGCCGCGGTGATCGGCCTGGGCGCGGTCATCCGCGGTTCCACGCCGCACTTCGACTACGTGGCCGGCGAAGCCGCCAAGGGTCTCGGTCAGGCCGCCTACGCGTCCGGCGTACCGGTGTCGTTCGGTGTGCTGACCACCGACAGCATCGAGCAAGCCATCGAGCGCGCCGGCACCAAGGCCGGAAACAAGGGCAGCGACGCGGCCATGGTTGCGATCGAAATGGCCAACCTCTACACGAAGCTGGGTAAATGA
- a CDS encoding phosphatidylglycerophosphatase A family protein — protein sequence MSTKYVLDPADRRRLLASPWGWIACGFGSGLTPKAQGTFGSLAAIVPWLLLRELSVPAWLVIIALSFALGVWACDVAGRLLGVADHRSLVWDEFVGQWIALLPALLAPWWAVAAGFLLFRLFDVWKPWPIAWFDRRVKGGFGVMLDDVIAGIFAGIVLLSILHFVR from the coding sequence ATGAGCACGAAGTACGTCCTCGATCCTGCCGATCGTCGTCGCCTGCTGGCCTCGCCCTGGGGCTGGATCGCGTGCGGCTTCGGCTCCGGACTGACGCCGAAGGCGCAGGGGACGTTCGGGTCGCTGGCGGCGATCGTTCCGTGGCTGTTGCTGCGGGAGCTGTCGGTGCCGGCCTGGCTCGTCATCATCGCCCTGTCGTTCGCGCTGGGCGTATGGGCCTGCGACGTCGCCGGGCGCCTCCTTGGCGTGGCCGATCATCGCAGCCTCGTCTGGGATGAATTCGTCGGGCAATGGATCGCCTTGCTGCCTGCGCTGCTTGCACCGTGGTGGGCCGTGGCTGCCGGATTCCTCCTGTTCCGTCTGTTCGACGTGTGGAAGCCATGGCCGATCGCCTGGTTCGACCGCCGCGTGAAAGGCGGCTTCGGTGTCATGCTCGATGACGTTATCGCCGGTATTTTCGCTGGTATCGTGCTGTTGTCGATCCTTCACTTCGTTCGTTAG
- a CDS encoding riboflavin synthase, whose product MFTGIIQAVGRIARLEPRGGDVRLVVDTASLDMSDVALGDSIAVSGVCLTVIEFDAKHFAADVSNETLAHTTLGQHKAGDPVNLEKALRLADRLGGHLVSGHVDGAGKVVSVVPDGRSQRWTFEVPADLARYIAHKGSVCIDGTSLTVNEVSGHRFGVNLIPHTVEHTAFSDRRPGDAVNIEVDVVARYVERLLASGDAPRLDEAFLKQHGFA is encoded by the coding sequence ATGTTCACCGGCATCATCCAGGCCGTCGGCCGCATCGCGCGGCTGGAGCCGCGTGGCGGTGACGTCCGTCTCGTCGTCGATACCGCTTCCCTCGACATGTCCGATGTCGCCCTCGGCGACAGCATCGCCGTGTCCGGCGTGTGCCTCACCGTGATCGAGTTCGACGCGAAGCACTTTGCCGCCGACGTCTCCAACGAGACCCTCGCACACACCACGCTGGGCCAGCACAAGGCCGGCGACCCGGTGAACCTCGAGAAGGCGCTGCGCCTGGCCGACCGCCTCGGCGGTCACCTGGTCTCCGGTCACGTGGATGGCGCCGGCAAGGTCGTCTCCGTCGTCCCGGACGGGCGTTCTCAGCGCTGGACCTTCGAAGTGCCGGCCGACCTCGCTCGCTACATCGCGCACAAGGGTTCGGTTTGCATCGATGGCACCAGCCTCACGGTGAATGAAGTGAGCGGTCACCGTTTCGGGGTGAACCTCATCCCCCATACCGTCGAACATACGGCGTTCTCGGATCGCCGTCCCGGCGACGCCGTGAACATCGAGGTCGACGTGGTCGCCCGTTACGTCGAGCGCCTGCTCGCCAGTGGCGATGCCCCGCGCCTCGACGAGGCCTTTCTGAAACAGCACGGTTTCGCCTGA
- the ribD gene encoding bifunctional diaminohydroxyphosphoribosylaminopyrimidine deaminase/5-amino-6-(5-phosphoribosylamino)uracil reductase RibD produces the protein MAHALRLAGHGLATTQPNPRVGCVIARGDTVLGTGWHPRAGEPHAEIFALHEAGESARGATAYVTLEPCAHHGRTPPCADALIAAGVGRVVIAHEDPFDKVDGEGIEKLRAAGIGVQVGLMRDAAHELNIGFFSRIQRGRPWVRVKLAMSLDGRTALADGSSKWITGEAARADVQRWRARSSAILSASGTVLADDPQLTVRLPEGQSFVPPLRAIIDTSLRTPAGARVLDGSAPTVLFHAADAAIPAHLADVQRAPLRREASGGLDLRTVLHWLALRDVNEVHVEAGPVLCGALFAAGLADELLVYVAPILLGHTGRPMLHLPPLDDMASRWRLTTVDRRQVGDDTRLQLRPTS, from the coding sequence ATGGCGCACGCGCTTAGGCTCGCCGGGCACGGGCTCGCCACCACCCAGCCGAATCCTCGCGTGGGCTGCGTCATCGCACGTGGCGACACCGTGCTCGGCACGGGCTGGCACCCGCGTGCCGGCGAACCGCATGCGGAAATCTTCGCCCTGCACGAAGCCGGTGAGTCGGCACGTGGCGCCACGGCGTACGTGACCCTCGAGCCATGCGCACATCACGGCCGCACGCCACCGTGCGCGGATGCGCTGATCGCCGCGGGTGTCGGTCGTGTGGTCATCGCGCACGAGGACCCCTTCGACAAGGTCGACGGCGAAGGCATCGAAAAACTTCGTGCGGCGGGCATCGGCGTGCAGGTCGGTCTGATGCGTGACGCCGCGCACGAACTCAACATCGGGTTCTTCAGCCGGATTCAGCGCGGTCGGCCGTGGGTGCGCGTCAAACTCGCCATGAGCCTCGACGGTCGCACGGCGCTCGCCGACGGCTCGTCGAAATGGATCACGGGCGAAGCGGCGCGCGCGGATGTGCAGCGCTGGCGCGCGCGCTCCTCGGCGATCCTGTCCGCCAGCGGCACCGTCCTCGCCGACGATCCGCAACTCACCGTCCGCCTGCCGGAAGGCCAGTCCTTCGTGCCTCCGCTGCGGGCCATCATCGATACCTCATTGCGTACGCCCGCCGGTGCGCGCGTGCTCGACGGGTCGGCGCCGACGGTTCTGTTCCATGCCGCGGATGCGGCGATTCCCGCGCATCTTGCCGACGTGCAGCGCGCGCCCCTGCGTCGCGAAGCGTCCGGAGGCCTCGACCTGCGCACCGTGCTCCACTGGCTGGCGCTGCGTGACGTCAACGAGGTTCATGTGGAGGCGGGGCCGGTGCTTTGCGGTGCCTTGTTCGCCGCCGGGCTTGCCGACGAACTGCTCGTTTACGTCGCGCCGATCCTGCTGGGTCACACCGGGCGACCGATGCTGCACCTTCCGCCGCTCGACGACATGGCGTCGCGCTGGCGTCTGACCACGGTGGATCGTCGCCAGGTCGGTGACGACACGCGACTGCAGTTGCGCCCGACGTCATGA
- the nrdR gene encoding transcriptional regulator NrdR: protein MHCPFCQHEDTRVIDSRLTEDGSTVRRRRECPQCGERFNTFETAELKLPAIVKSGDRREPFDEHKLRVSFERALQKRPVASDAVDTAVRAVINDLRRLGEREVPSRQVGELVMRELKPLDQVAYVRFASVYRRFEDVHAFREEIEKLERDLPSVEGLQLPLLDAARRGRKG from the coding sequence ATGCATTGTCCGTTCTGCCAGCATGAAGACACCCGCGTCATCGACTCCCGCCTCACCGAAGACGGGAGCACGGTGCGTCGCCGGCGCGAGTGTCCGCAGTGCGGCGAGCGGTTCAACACGTTCGAAACGGCGGAACTGAAGCTCCCGGCGATCGTCAAATCCGGCGATCGTCGCGAGCCGTTCGACGAACACAAGCTGCGCGTCAGCTTCGAGAGGGCGCTGCAGAAGCGGCCTGTCGCCAGCGATGCGGTGGATACCGCGGTGCGCGCGGTCATCAACGATCTGCGTCGGCTCGGCGAGCGCGAAGTCCCGTCGCGCCAGGTCGGCGAGCTCGTGATGCGTGAGCTCAAACCCCTCGATCAGGTGGCCTACGTGCGCTTCGCGTCGGTCTATCGCCGGTTCGAGGACGTCCACGCGTTCCGCGAGGAAATCGAAAAGCTCGAGCGCGATCTGCCCTCGGTCGAAGGCCTGCAATTGCCGCTGCTGGATGCGGCCAGGCGCGGGCGCAAGGGCTGA